One part of the Thermoanaerobaculales bacterium genome encodes these proteins:
- the frr gene encoding ribosome recycling factor, with translation MNEVLKEHEARMAGAVESFRAELSRLRTGRASLALLDGITVDYYGTQMPINQVASLSVPDPTTIVIAPWEPKVLADVEKALLRSNLGLTPNNDGRVVRLVMPALTEERRRDLVKVAHEYAEHTRNAIRQVRRDGNDRVKKMEKDKKISEDELHHGLDSIQKLTDAYVAKVGEILERKEKEILEV, from the coding sequence ATGAACGAGGTGCTGAAAGAGCACGAGGCGCGGATGGCGGGGGCCGTGGAGAGCTTCCGGGCGGAGCTGTCGCGGCTGCGCACCGGCCGCGCGTCGCTGGCGCTGCTCGACGGGATCACGGTCGACTACTACGGCACCCAGATGCCGATCAACCAGGTGGCGTCGCTGTCGGTCCCCGACCCGACGACGATCGTGATCGCGCCGTGGGAGCCGAAGGTCCTGGCCGACGTCGAGAAGGCGCTGCTGCGGTCGAACCTCGGCCTGACCCCGAACAACGACGGCAGGGTGGTGCGGCTCGTCATGCCGGCGCTGACCGAGGAGCGGCGACGCGACCTGGTCAAGGTCGCGCACGAGTACGCGGAGCACACCCGCAACGCGATCCGCCAGGTCCGTCGCGACGGCAATGACCGGGTCAAGAAGATGGAGAAGGACAAGAAGATCTCCGAGGACGAGCTGCACCACGGGCTCGACAGCATCCAGAAGCTGACCGACGCCTACGTCGCCAAGGTCGGCGAGATCCTCGAGCGCAAGGAGAAGGAGATCCTCGAGGTCTGA
- the tsf gene encoding translation elongation factor Ts yields MEITAAAVKELRERTGAGMMDCKKALTEAGGDLKEAIEILRTKGLAAASKKAHRKASEGAVVVVGDAGRMVVLELNCETDFVARNPKFQEFARALAEQALAGGAATADELRAQAFRGDAGHTVEQAISQQIATIGENIVLSRLTRVAARAGHKLSSYVHGGGKIGVVVEGTDAVTAEALHDVALHVAAAQPRFVTREQVTDDVLATERRIARQQAIDQGKPEHIAEKMVTGKMEKFFEQEVLLEQPFAKDTDRTVAQYLRAAGGDGATVASFVCFRLGEAVDS; encoded by the coding sequence ATGGAGATCACAGCAGCTGCGGTGAAGGAGCTCCGGGAACGCACCGGCGCCGGCATGATGGACTGCAAGAAGGCGCTCACCGAGGCCGGCGGGGACCTCAAGGAGGCGATCGAGATCCTGCGCACGAAGGGCCTTGCCGCCGCCTCGAAGAAGGCCCACCGCAAGGCCTCCGAGGGGGCGGTGGTGGTGGTCGGCGACGCCGGCCGGATGGTGGTCCTCGAGCTCAACTGCGAGACCGACTTCGTGGCCCGCAACCCGAAGTTCCAGGAGTTCGCCCGCGCCCTCGCCGAGCAGGCGCTGGCGGGCGGTGCCGCCACCGCCGACGAGCTCAGGGCGCAGGCCTTCCGCGGCGACGCCGGGCACACCGTGGAGCAGGCGATCTCCCAGCAGATCGCCACCATCGGCGAGAACATCGTGCTGTCCCGGCTGACCCGGGTGGCGGCGCGGGCCGGTCACAAGCTGTCGTCCTACGTCCACGGCGGCGGCAAGATCGGGGTCGTGGTCGAGGGCACCGACGCGGTCACCGCGGAGGCCCTGCACGACGTCGCCCTCCACGTTGCCGCGGCACAGCCGAGGTTCGTCACCCGCGAGCAGGTGACTGACGACGTCCTCGCCACCGAGCGGCGGATCGCGCGCCAGCAGGCGATCGACCAGGGCAAGCCGGAGCACATCGCCGAGAAGATGGTCACCGGCAAGATGGAGAAGTTCTTCGAGCAGGAGGTGCTGCTGGAGCAGCCCTTCGCGAAGGACACCGACAGGACCGTGGCACAATACCTGCGCGCGGCCGGCGGCGACGGCGCCACGGTGGCGAGCTTCGTGTGCTTCCGGCTCGGGGAGGCGGTCGACTCGTAG
- the rpsB gene encoding 30S ribosomal protein S2, which translates to MASIQMKELLEAGVHFGHQTRRWNPKMKPFIFGKRNGIHIVDLQKTLQYFEDAGEFVRDLAANGRNVLFVGTKRQAQDAIREEAVRCGMFYVNHRWLGGTMTNFRTIRKSIDRFKEIEGILANEESHLTKKERIRLERQRRKMERALGGIKDMEDLPDALFVIDTVHEHIAVREANRLGIPVVAVVDTNCDPEEVDVPIPGNDDAIRAIRLFTSRIADNVLEGLNLADERFVSPAAAPEEGAAAGRGPGAPAGDPAGAATEAADGDLPMIDDLTDDDEEMPPVKA; encoded by the coding sequence GTGGCCAGCATTCAGATGAAAGAGCTGCTGGAGGCCGGTGTCCATTTCGGGCACCAGACCCGCCGTTGGAACCCGAAGATGAAGCCCTTCATCTTCGGCAAGCGGAACGGCATCCACATCGTGGACCTGCAGAAGACTCTCCAGTACTTCGAGGATGCCGGGGAGTTCGTCCGCGACCTCGCCGCCAACGGCCGCAACGTCCTGTTCGTCGGCACCAAGCGCCAGGCCCAGGACGCGATCCGCGAGGAGGCGGTGCGGTGCGGGATGTTCTACGTCAACCACCGCTGGCTGGGTGGGACGATGACGAACTTCCGGACCATCCGCAAGTCCATCGACCGCTTCAAGGAGATCGAAGGGATCCTCGCCAACGAGGAGTCCCACCTGACCAAGAAGGAACGGATCCGGCTCGAGCGGCAGCGGCGCAAGATGGAGCGCGCGCTCGGCGGGATCAAGGACATGGAGGACCTGCCCGACGCCCTGTTCGTGATCGACACCGTCCACGAGCACATCGCGGTGCGCGAGGCCAACCGGCTCGGCATCCCGGTGGTGGCGGTGGTCGACACCAACTGCGACCCCGAGGAAGTGGACGTGCCGATTCCGGGCAACGACGACGCGATCCGGGCGATCCGGCTGTTCACGTCGCGCATCGCGGACAACGTGCTCGAGGGCCTCAACCTTGCCGACGAGCGCTTCGTCAGCCCGGCCGCCGCGCCCGAGGAGGGGGCGGCTGCGGGTCGCGGGCCGGGAGCGCCGGCGGGCGACCCGGCCGGCGCGGCGACGGAGGCCGCCGACGGCGACCTGCCGATGATCGACGATCTGACCGATGACGATGAGGAGATGCCGCCCGTCAAGGCGTGA
- the rpsI gene encoding 30S ribosomal protein S9 has protein sequence MAEIQYYGTGRRKTAVARVYLRPGSGQITVNRRSFDEYFANQVLKMVIRQPLLLTETADRFDILVNVVGGGPNGQAGAIRHGIARALLEYNAELRPRLKAAGFLTRDPRTVERKKYGQPKARKRFQFSKR, from the coding sequence GTGGCTGAGATCCAGTACTACGGCACGGGACGTCGCAAGACCGCGGTGGCGCGCGTCTACCTGCGCCCCGGCAGCGGCCAGATCACCGTCAACCGCCGCAGCTTCGACGAGTACTTCGCCAATCAGGTGCTGAAGATGGTGATCCGTCAGCCGCTGCTGCTGACCGAGACCGCGGATCGGTTCGACATCCTCGTCAACGTCGTCGGCGGCGGGCCGAACGGCCAGGCCGGCGCCATCCGACACGGCATCGCGCGCGCGCTTCTCGAGTACAACGCCGAGCTGCGGCCGCGGCTCAAGGCCGCCGGCTTCCTGACCCGCGATCCCCGGACGGTGGAACGCAAGAAGTACGGTCAGCCCAAGGCGCGCAAGCGGTTCCAGTTCTCGAAGAGGTAA
- the rplM gene encoding 50S ribosomal protein L13, translated as MRSYVPKPESITREWRVLDASEHVLGRLATEAARLLRGKHKAEFTPHLDTGDFVVVVNADKLRVSGDKLHDKLYYRHSGRPGSLRVESLEERMAKYPERVIRDAVWGMLPKNRLGRKLLRKLKVYRGPDHPHEAQQPKIHAW; from the coding sequence ATGCGAAGCTACGTTCCGAAACCAGAGTCGATCACGCGGGAGTGGCGTGTCCTGGACGCCTCCGAGCACGTGCTCGGGCGGTTGGCCACGGAGGCTGCGCGTCTGCTCCGAGGCAAGCACAAGGCAGAGTTCACGCCCCACCTCGACACCGGGGACTTCGTGGTCGTGGTCAACGCCGACAAGCTCCGGGTCAGCGGCGACAAGCTGCACGACAAGCTCTACTACCGCCACTCCGGCCGCCCTGGCAGCCTCAGGGTGGAGAGCCTCGAGGAGCGGATGGCGAAGTACCCCGAGCGGGTCATCCGGGACGCGGTCTGGGGCATGCTGCCGAAGAACCGGCTCGGCCGGAAGCTGCTGCGCAAGCTCAAGGTCTATCGCGGGCCCGACCATCCGCACGAGGCGCAGCAACCGAAGATCCACGCGTGGTGA
- the pyrH gene encoding UMP kinase: MADTARYRRILVKLSGEALMGPRPFGIDPAVVSGVAGELAVVHRLGVQVAAVVGGGNIIRGVSAHGQGIDRITGDSMGMLATVINALALSSAIERLGIPTRVQTAIEMHEVAEPFIRRRAIRHLEKGRIVVFAGGTGSPFFTTDSAAALRANEIGAEILIKATKVDGVFTADPAIDPEASLIPRVSYQEVLARELMVMDAAAIALCRESAIPVQIFNIGRPGNLRLVVLGEQVGSWIGPEEAV, from the coding sequence ATGGCAGACACGGCCAGGTACCGGCGGATCCTCGTCAAGCTGTCGGGGGAGGCCCTGATGGGGCCGCGGCCCTTCGGCATCGACCCGGCGGTGGTGTCGGGCGTCGCCGGCGAGCTCGCCGTGGTGCACCGGCTCGGGGTCCAGGTCGCGGCGGTGGTCGGCGGCGGCAACATCATCCGCGGGGTCTCGGCGCACGGGCAGGGGATCGACCGCATCACCGGCGACTCGATGGGGATGCTCGCGACCGTGATCAACGCGCTCGCGCTGTCGTCGGCCATCGAGCGGCTCGGGATCCCGACCCGGGTCCAGACCGCCATCGAGATGCACGAGGTGGCGGAGCCGTTCATCCGGCGGCGGGCGATCCGGCACCTCGAGAAGGGCCGGATCGTGGTCTTCGCGGGCGGCACCGGCAGCCCATTCTTCACCACCGACTCGGCGGCCGCGCTGCGCGCCAACGAGATCGGCGCCGAGATCCTGATCAAGGCGACCAAGGTCGACGGAGTGTTCACGGCCGATCCGGCGATCGACCCGGAGGCCAGCCTGATCCCGAGGGTGAGCTATCAGGAGGTGCTCGCGCGGGAGCTCATGGTGATGGACGCCGCGGCCATCGCGCTGTGCAGGGAGAGCGCGATCCCGGTGCAGATCTTCAACATCGGCAGGCCGGGGAACCTGCGGCTGGTGGTGCTCGGGGAGCAGGTGGGGTCCTGGATCGGCCCGGAGGAGGCGGTATGA